The window ACCACACAAAGTTTGAAGCCTTTTCAGTTTACCTATAGTTGGAGGAATTACCAAAGGTTCAGAAATCCCATGCATTAATCCTAAGAACTTTAGGAGAACCAAATCCCCAATTTCTTCTGGTATCCAGCGTGATGATACACTTAACATATCTAGCACCTTGATATATTTAAATCTCATGCACACCAACTTGACTTCTTCTAACTCGACACGTCTAGTTCCATAAATCAGTGCTAATGAACGCAGCTTTAAATCATCAGGGCTCGGTCCAAGTGATTCCAAATATTTACCAATTCCATTATTTATGGTATGCCGTGGTTGTCCTTGCAACAAAGAGCTTGGTTGTTGTTTACTTGAGTCAAAAATAGCCAAAAACTTCTCCTCTTTGGCCTTCTGTACGGCAAGGTCATGTACAAGATCATGGACCCTGCACTCCCGAACTTGTCCATCCCACAACAATGTTACAATCTGAATCATATTGCGGTTAATTAGCTCGTTCAGATTATCCTCAGCCACATCCTCCATGACTATTCCATCTCCTTCATCAGCTTCTGAAATAAATTCCTCTGCAATCCATATTTGCTTCAACTTGTGAACTCGAAAAGTCTGGTCTTCAGGGAACCTTGCAAGGTATAAAAAACATTGTCTGGTCTGGAAAGAAAGGTCATTGTAACTCAAGCTTAGTATCTCTTGAATCTCCACTGAGTTTCCCTTCAACTGTCTCCAAATATGATCTCTCACCTTTGACCAATCGTCGTAGTTCTTCTTGTGCAATAATAGCCCGCTTAGTACCACAATTGCAAGTGGCAAACCTTGACATTTACCTACCATATCCTTTCCTAACTTCTCCAGATTCTGAGCTGGTTCTACTCTCTTACAGAATAATTGCCAGCTTTCATCCTCCCTCAGAAAACGAAGCTCATGGACTAGACATCTGTCATCTACTCTCTGTGCAACGTTTTTGTTTCTCGTGGTTATGATTATCCTACTTCCATTCTTTTTGTCTGGAAAAGCTTTCTTAATCATTTCCCACGCCTCTAGATCCCATATATCATCAATCAGAACTAAGTAGCTACCTCCATCTAGTAGCTTTCGCAGGTGTTGCAGCAAGTCAACCTCATCCATCTTCCACAAATCCAAGTCATGTCCCATAAAAGATCTTATAATTCTCCTCAGGACATCTCCAATGTTATATTCCTGGGAGACACAAACCTTAGCACGAATCTTGAAATGGCCTAATTCGCTAGAGTGGTAAAGCTTATTCGCAAGTGTGGTCTTCCCCAAACCCCCCATTCCATGAATTGCAATTATTTTAAGCGAGGAATCCTCTCCCATGAGCTCGGCCAACAAAGCCCTGAAATCATCCTCAAAACCAACCACATCTACCTGGTTTTCAATGGCAGTTGTTCTTAGCAATACCGACATCTTTCTCTGTTGCCCCCTCAGAGTGGCTAACATGTTGGCAATACCATACTCTTCTCGCCTGTTCTTGATCTCAACAACTCTTCTCTTAAGTGACTCGATCTCCTTGCCAATATCATAAAGGCTAGCTTCTTTCTTGCACAGGCAAATAAGACTCAACAGACGACGATCCATACCACCTTGTTTCGTAGCTGCATGATCTTCTTCAAGGGCGCTAAACCTCTCCAGGATGATGACAGCATCATTAGCCACCTCTTTAATGTTGTTTATCCATTGTCGGATCCGGTGATCCAGTTCTTGTCTTGCTTCTGCATCTCTTACAGAAGATTGCAGGTAGGCCAGTTCATCTTTTAGCCACCTCACGCCATCTGTAACTCCTACTCTAGTGTTGACTTGTCTAGAAAGAAAATCATCAAGTTTTTCGATGGCAAAGGAAACAATTGCATCAACCATTAGTTTTTTATCAAGTAGAATAAGTTAAAGCCAGGCTATAAATTAATTGCAGAGAAATGGTTCTTGGATTGCTGTGGATAGAATTTGAGTGATAATCCTTGAGGTGGAGGTGGGTCTAGTGTTAACCAGTGGGAATCCAAGATCTGGTAAGTCAGGGTTAATGAGCTAGGAATTGTATAGTTGACTTGAAAAACACTACTGTGAATCTGTGATACTTATTAGCACCTGATGCATTGAACTTGAGTGATGCCATTTAGTCGGTGAAATGACTCATTTGTTTCTCCCTTCAGCACTATATTTCTGACCAGGAACAGGGCCTAtcacaataatatttttttattgagcgATTGTTCTGAAAtttgagaaaatatatataaagtataaaaGGTTAATAAATTGGAtcaaataatatcaaataataaatttggaaaatgTGAAGCAAACCAGTGATTAtaactaatttttattataattaaatgatacattggaaaattttaaaatataaaattggaaTTTGGAGGGGAGATTATAAAACAGAAGTGTAAATAGCTGTGACAATTTTTATTGTAACTACTGTATATATCTGGGAAAGAAATTCTGCAGCCATATATTACAACTGTAGCAGCAGGAGGAGGCAGAAACACGTCTTTAAGATGGTTAATTCCCACTAAACTTTAAGAAACAAACTAGATCAGGCTTCCATGCATGGCAAATATTGGCAATCAACTAAGACGGTTAGTTAGGCAGTGATGCACTGAAAGAAGACAACTACTACAACTTGAGTTACTGAGATAAGCGCTGCTTGCAAATTGTATCGTTTTTTCCAGCGATGAGGCATGATCACCGGCCATGGCCTTGGCCTGGAACAAAAACTATGTCAGGCAACTACTACGATATCAACTGTCTTATAAAACTATAGCAACACTAGACCATGGTGAAATTTTGGTCTATTAGCTAACCCCCAAATCTCTTAACATAAAGTCATCCACTAATTGCATGCCTGGGTTTAGCACTGCTGAACTGACTGTACTCTTAACTGGGGCCTTCTTTATAACAATGGAAAACTGGAAAGTGCTTGCATTGGGTCATTGACTCCATCATTGGTTGCATCAAATATTAAACCTGAAGAAGGTAGTCAAGGTACTCTATGAAATTTACAGGTAATCGGTTCCCTGTAGTATACCCGTTAATAAAACCATATTTGACAGTTGAGTGCCAGCTTATATATagggttaaatagctaattcataACTGAGCTCATTAAAAACTTGCAATTTggtcatgttgttgaaaaaCCTTTCACATACATAACTTATAGCTACCTATAATTTTCAATCGAACTATGTTCCTAACAGAAACTTACATGTCTATTAAAAGTCATTGACTTTTAacgtttttctttagtttaccCGTTAACCCGACCCGACCAAATCCTATTTACAtcctatttttaaattttattatcaaaaatgGTATTAATCAACTTACTATACATATACTTAATCAAAAATAGATTGATACTTGTATAATAGTATAACATTGACACATAATACCCGAATACCATTTATTAACGCTACTTCATGcaacattttgaatatatatcatAAACGCTATATCGTCTAGCCTTTTGTTGGGGTAAAAAAACATAATGCTATTTCATGCAGTGTTCTGTTAGGGTTAAAAGAACAAAACCTTACATCGTGTAGTGTAGCATTATGTTGGGGTTATGTAAACAGAACACTACTTCGTGTTGTATGTGTTGGGATCAAAAGAACAAAACGTTACATGATATAAGTTTCAATTCAAAATTggaaatgctcgtgatactaactggCGTTTTAGGCCATTTTTCCCAATCATGTTATGTTGACAAATACAAGTTGTATATGCTCACGAGTCACGAATATATCAAGAATGCAATGCAGGAAATGGTCATATTGTTTTGTGAAAACTTGCAAAATAAGAGAACACTTGAGGTTGTTATATACAACAGGATTCTAACTAATTTTCAGTTATGCTGTAATGACCATACAACCCTTAGCTAGTATATTAAAGACTAACATGTCCATTAACACGCCCCCTCAAGCTGAGCGGGGAGGAGACAACTCCGAGTTTGGACAAGAGATAGGTAAGTTGCTTGGTCAGCATGTCAGCAACCTGTTCAATGGTAGACACATGCTGAGTGTGTAGCTGGCCAGATTTAAACTTGTCTCGATTGAAATGTAGTTGGCCAGATTTAAACTTGTCTCGATTGAAATGACAGTCCACCTCAACATGTTATTTTGAGAATTATCTCCGTATTTTATGAAATATGAGCTTTTTTCGCATATTCTTCTGTAATTAggaaaacaaaaaaatcaaaaaaatatattaaaaattattatcatgaacgatattatcaaaaaactcaccaaaatttaattattatcatcGGGCGGCCTACGTCGGAGCTCCGATCCATCACTTAGTCCTTATCATAGCGAGTGTGAGACTGTTACACAGCGGTGAACTAGTTTGTAAAGATGTATGTATATACCACCACACCTACTAAACCCACCCCTCTccactcttcttcttcttcttcttcttccgcCACATTTATTCCTAAATTTCACCTTCATTTCTCCACTCCTAACCCTAATCCATCCTATCCTCATCAGGTACTTTTGCAATCACACTTCATTTCAATCACACTACAACTTTCAATTGCATTTCAATTTCATATGTATTTCATTGTCATTTTTTGTTTGCAGGTTATCAAGCATCGTCGTCATCGATTCGCGGTTCTGAGATGCTCTCATGCTTCAACTTCGCCACAATATGGAGGTATATTTGTATATGCAAATACCTATTACATTAGTTTACTTGTGTTTGTTCGGATTGGCGTGGAGTTTGTTATTGTATGTTTTGTCCATTGTCGAGTTTTGAGAAGTACACTTGAAACTATAGTGAATTATTGAATCATGGAATTGTGTTTTATGCGAAGAAGTTGAGCTAGTTTCCTTTTTGAAATGTGGATAAAGGTTGATTAGAGAATTTGTGATTGTGTTAGTTGGGAAGGGAATCTAGGCGTATATATTAAGATTAATATAatgaaagaaaagatatactaaTTCTTTGGCATTGCAGGCTTCATTTGTTTGGTGTAAAATGTTTTAGCTAAAAACATTTTCCCGAGTGTTAGTTTGTGTacgattatattaaaaattcgtgcaatttaaagaaaaaaagagttaaaaaagtgataaaaatatttactaatgtttatattatttcacACATTCCATTCTTTTGCCTAATATTGGATACAATATTTTATGCAAAACAATCAGAGCCATGATGTCACTTCTATCCTTGACCCCCCTTCAGTAGTTCAGTTCCAAGTGATTGCTTCCTCGCATGGGGATGGGGCCATTTCTCTTATGTTGACTGTAATATGAATGATGTTGGCACACAAAGCTACATAACCAAACAATTATTGGTACACCTGTTGTGAGCTATGTTACCTGCACCTGGCCAGGAATGTCCAACACCGATGTGTCCAAGTGTCAGACTCTAGCATTCTTATTTGTAGCTTCACATGTTTTGCCCCCAAAATGAAGTGTCCACTGTCTAGTATTTGACACCGGGTACTCCGGGTGAAATAAAGACTTGAAGCAACATAGTCTATGGTATTCCCACACGTATAGGTTTCTTTCATCTGAGCAATAATAAGgctctaattaatatttttttccagGTACATATGATCCGGAACTGAACTATGTGCTTCAGCTTGCAACTGGTTCTGAATTGTATGAACTCAAACAAATTCTTTTTGGCAAAAGGTAGGTGCTACCTGAACTATGTATTCTTTTGTGGACAACTAAAAATCACTATTAAACTCAGATATTCTTAcagtaaattaaaataaagcATGTCCAGAGGTGATTGGCAAACTTCAGAACttattaacttaaaaaaagtgatgcaCCAGTTTTTAGTTTGAGAATTTTGAACAATTTCCTGACTGAGTGCACATTTAGGTGAATTAAGGAATTTGGAAGGAGCAAGGAAACAGAGATAGAAGTAGATGATGCTTATAATGTATTTGGGTCCTGTAAAAATGCTTAAAGCAATTAGCTAATCTTAAATCCAAGCTTTCTGACTGCTATGGAAGTAACAAACACGCACACACCCCTTTAACATGTGCGAAggcctaatttttttttgacctGGATATTACAGTTATTTCAGTCCATTGTTGAAGTCAATTGCAAGGCCTAAGGACATCGACTATGTCATGATTGAACAAGATCCAGACGAAAGAGATGACTTTATTGCGATGCTTGAATCAAGATTCTTTTTCCTTGCTGCTGATGCACGTTCCACATTAAGGTTATTCATCTATTTTGCTAATTTCTTACATACTGCACACAAGcagaaatattttattacttgttTTTTTTGCTATAAAATTGTTATCAGTTTAATGGTTTGAACCTGGAGACCTTTTTGAAAGCTGCCAtagttcaaattatttttattactgCTCCTACAATGGATAATTCCAAAACTGAAGTTATTGATTTGTTAATGAAATCTGCTGCTATTCTGCCTATATTCGAAGTATGAAGTGGTATTTAAATTCACAGCATGAAGATTCGAATGGAGTACCAGACAGCCTTgtcatcatcattattaatatgattttgtggTGTACATTATACACAATTTACAACTTCTAAAATAACACGCTATGGTTTGTAGTAGTTTCTCAAAAGATCAATTGTTAAATATTAGAACCTGCACTCACTCTGTCCAAATACTCCCAATAAATACTTCAGCTTGTTTCTTATAGCAGAATTCCCTTGCTTATATTCCTGATAAGTATATGTGATATTTATGGCAGGGGTTGGAGGCCATCATATAGGAATGTGTTGCTGGGTGTACGAAAAAGGCTGAAAATACCTTGCTCAGCCAAATTGAAAACGGAAGACCTAGAAGTAGAGATATTTCTTTATCTGCTGCAGGATTACTCTAGGTATTCTTATCAAAGTCAGTTGATTTTTCTAGCTATTCTACTCTACTTTTGGATTGTTTCCAGGTTGTTAGCAGATAATTGAaccattttttattaaataaattaaatttattatttcaactTTATACCACTCTTGTAAATGGATTCCAAATGCTTGTGTCTCTACCTGTGCCTGTGTGAATTCCACTTTTAACTTTAGCTTATAAAGTGAAATATTAGGATCTAATTTTTTGGGAATGCTGTGATGTTTAGCTCTCTCATGCATAATAATCATTTAGTAAATTTCTTATCTGGTACTATACTAATCACTTATTTTAGCTGTTGAAAAGTTATTGTTGATGCAGTGATGAAGCAGGAAGGCTAACCAAATCATTGACTCCTGATGGTCAGGGTAGTTTAGAAATTGGTCTCAGCCAGTGGAAAATTCAATCTGTTTCTGCTTTTAGGGCTGGAGCACTGGGACTCCGTTCAGTGATTTTAAAGgttttttaggattttattcGTGGCTGTTATCCCATTGTCTTTCATTGACTTGACTATTATTTctctctttttatatattagctTCTATGTTCTTTTTCCAGGGTGGTGGAATTTTCACATTAGGGAAGTTATATAAGTTGGTAAGAGTGTAATCATgtgatttgtttaattttttgtctTTATCTTTAGCTGATTATTGCAATATTAACCTAGTCTTCTGGTCTAGTAGTTAGCAAGGGGGCTATCTGGAAAATTATTTTTGGAAGCTGCCAACTATCAGATAAAGAATGAAGTACTCAGGAAGGTACTTAGTTGACTAATTTATTAACTAAGTGAAATAACTTCTGCAATCTTTACCAACATCTTAAAAAGTTCTGTATCCACTCTTCTCTTTGCTATCGAAGTATACATGTGCAACATATGCACTATGAAATTCAATTGATCAATATAAATTTCTTCCCACCGCCTCAcattcttaaatatattttgaaagtttgtttaattttattaatatgccACTATTAAAAACATTGGAC of the Daucus carota subsp. sativus chromosome 4, DH1 v3.0, whole genome shotgun sequence genome contains:
- the LOC108215797 gene encoding putative disease resistance RPP13-like protein 3 isoform X2, whose translation is MVDAIVSFAIEKLDDFLSRQVNTRVGVTDGVRWLKDELAYLQSSVRDAEARQELDHRIRQWINNIKEVANDAVIILERFSALEEDHAATKQGGMDRRLLSLICLCKKEASLYDIGKEIESLKRRVVEIKNRREEYGIANMLATLRGQQRKMSVLLRTTAIENQVDVVGFEDDFRALLAELMGEDSSLKIIAIHGMGGLGKTTLANKLYHSSELGHFKIRAKVCVSQEYNIGDVLRRIIRSFMGHDLDLWKMDEVDLLQHLRKLLDGGSYLVLIDDIWDLEAWEMIKKAFPDKKNGSRIIITTRNKNVAQRVDDRCLVHELRFLREDESWQLFCKRVEPAQNLEKLGKDMVGKCQGLPLAIVVLSGLLLHKKNYDDWSKVRDHIWRQLKGNSVEIQEILSLSYNDLSFQTRQCFLYLARFPEDQTFRVHKLKQIWIAEEFISEADEGDGIVMEDVAEDNLNELINRNMIQIVTLLWDGQVRECRVHDLVHDLAVQKAKEEKFLAIFDSSKQQPSSLLQGQPRHTINNGIGKYLESLGPSPDDLKLRSLALIYGTRRVELEEVKLVCMRFKYIKVLDMLSVSSRWIPEEIGDLVLLKFLGLMHGISEPLVIPPTIEAS
- the LOC108216154 gene encoding uncharacterized protein LOC108216154, translated to MYVYTTTPTKPTPLHSSSSSSSSATFIPKFHLHFSTPNPNPSYPHQVIKHRRHRFAVLRCSHASTSPQYGGTYDPELNYVLQLATGSELYELKQILFGKSYFSPLLKSIARPKDIDYVMIEQDPDERDDFIAMLESRFFFLAADARSTLRGWRPSYRNVLLGVRKRLKIPCSAKLKTEDLEVEIFLYLLQDYSSDEAGRLTKSLTPDGQGSLEIGLSQWKIQSVSAFRAGALGLRSVILKGGGIFTLGKLYKLLARGLSGKLFLEAANYQIKNEVLRKGGHLAAINLESRAALLAAKQGLTGAASRYIGLRSMMTLFGPMLWGTLLADVVIQMLGTDYARILRAIYAIAQIRIARTHQLPNDIS
- the LOC108215797 gene encoding disease resistance protein RPP13 isoform X1; this encodes MVDAIVSFAIEKLDDFLSRQVNTRVGVTDGVRWLKDELAYLQSSVRDAEARQELDHRIRQWINNIKEVANDAVIILERFSALEEDHAATKQGGMDRRLLSLICLCKKEASLYDIGKEIESLKRRVVEIKNRREEYGIANMLATLRGQQRKMSVLLRTTAIENQVDVVGFEDDFRALLAELMGEDSSLKIIAIHGMGGLGKTTLANKLYHSSELGHFKIRAKVCVSQEYNIGDVLRRIIRSFMGHDLDLWKMDEVDLLQHLRKLLDGGSYLVLIDDIWDLEAWEMIKKAFPDKKNGSRIIITTRNKNVAQRVDDRCLVHELRFLREDESWQLFCKRVEPAQNLEKLGKDMVGKCQGLPLAIVVLSGLLLHKKNYDDWSKVRDHIWRQLKGNSVEIQEILSLSYNDLSFQTRQCFLYLARFPEDQTFRVHKLKQIWIAEEFISEADEGDGIVMEDVAEDNLNELINRNMIQIVTLLWDGQVRECRVHDLVHDLAVQKAKEEKFLAIFDSSKQQPSSLLQGQPRHTINNGIGKYLESLGPSPDDLKLRSLALIYGTRRVELEEVKLVCMRFKYIKVLDMLSVSSRWIPEEIGDLVLLKFLGLMHGISEPLVIPPTIGKLKRLQTLCGSLSYEYKFPREICDLKELRHLNFLNFSQRLARGSLKIGNQQVKLQTLDIWYEDWIQVNTVNLTNLRTLVITDASIKGGAYNLDSISNLKSLQKFFLEFHTTPIPTIKPLSSCKRLKSIMFTGRINDPSELRFLPDSVMVLSLYGSEFTEDPMFILGSLPNLTGLDLDDVYVGQKMVCSPNSFQCLRLFELRNLPNLEEWQVEDGALPSLKGFELEYCDKLKIIPEQVKCVPPIPAIYYN